DNA from Brassica napus cultivar Da-Ae chromosome C4, Da-Ae, whole genome shotgun sequence:
AAGGAAAGCCATATGTTTTCGTTGGACGTAGTTATAGGTTTTGGCTTATAGCAAAAACCATTGTAAGAAAAatgataatgttttatttttcattcaaaaaaaaaaatgttttattttttttatgttcaaaaagaaaaatgataatGTTCTATTTTTCAGaattattgtatttgtatttcGGGTCTTGACACTTGTAAACATAAACCACAAATAGGATGTTAAAATTGGTTTTCTTAGCAGGTTTTAAATGGATAATTAATTTGTTAGATAGTGTTTTACCTAAATTAACGAATACTCTATTAACCCgttaagttaatatatttaataactaaataatcaaaaagttattttttcaaaatttctttttccaattttttgaaaactttattttcaaaaatatatatttttttaaatccatctttttatttttaagaatttaagaatttttattCCAAATAATTTGATATTATAATCCTCGAACATTGGTTAAATGACAACCTTGAGGATTATAGAATCACAAGTAATCTCAACAAAAATCAATTCTTCTTATTAATCAAACCTCAATGCTTTAGAAAAGTAACTCAAAAACTAAAGCCTCAAATCACAACTCTCAAAAACTCATAGCTAATGTCAAACACACAATATTGCTTTTATAGATAACTCAAATTCCTATTCCTAATAGTAAAACACAATATGATCCTTATCTCTAAAGTTCATAATCCAAATAGGAATAGGTTTACTTGTTCCTCGAACTTTCTTCAAGCTTACTCCAACAATCTCCCCCTTAAGCTTAAGCCCTTCTTCACTCACATCTTCAACTCCAATCATAGCTCTCATCTCCTTGAGCTTTATCCTACCAAGCGATTTTGATAGAATGTCAGCTCGTTGTTCATTCCCGGGCACATGCTCCACCTCTACTTGTTCATGTTCAACACACTTGTTCATGTTCAACACACTCTCTGATGAAGTGAAACCTTCTATGAATATGCTTGCTACGTCCATGAAACACCGGATTCTTTGTAAGTGCAATGGCTGACTTATTATCAACTCTAATGGTCACACGTTTGCAGTCCTCTCCGACCGTCTCACTTAAGAGATCTTGAAGCCATACTGCCTGTTTGGCTGCCTCAGTTGCTGCCATAAACTCAGCCTCACAAGATGATAACGCCACGATTTCTTGCTTAGTTGAGCACCAAGTTATAGGACTCTTGCCAAGGTAAAATATATGCCCAGTGGTGCTCTTTCCATCATCCAAATCAACATTATAAGAACTATCACTATAACCCAACAACCTTAGATCTTTGCTATGCGTGAACCTAAGGCCTAGTGAGCATGTTCCCCGCAAATACCTCAAGACTTGCTTTAAAGCTGCACCATGCGATTCTTTTGGAGACTGCATATATCTACTAAGCACCCCGACACTAAAGGATAGACCAGGACGGGtgtgaagtaaatacctgaggCATCCAATGGCTCGACAATACTCCCTCTCATCCACATTCTTCTCCTCGATCGCTTTAGAGAACTTTGCGCTCATCTCCATCGGGCAATGTGTCATATTACACGAACTCAAACCAGTTTCTTCTAGTATTCAACGCGCATATCGGTCTTGCTTCAATATAATGCTGCCTTCATATTGACAAACTTATATCCCCAAGTAGTATGTGAGAGGTCCAAGATCACTCATCTCGAATTTGGTGGCCATCTCTAACTTGAACTCTTGTATCAAACGAAGTGATGATCCTGTAACTAGTAAGTCATCCACATAGACCACTACAACAAGAAGCTCTTGTTTCACTACTTTACGGTACAGCGACGGTTCTTTTGAGCATCTTTCAAACTTTAGTACTCGCAGAATCTGATTCAATTTGATGTTCCAGGCCCTAGGAGCTTGACGCAGACCATAAAGAGCTTTTTTAAGTTTGTATACCTTCTGTTCTTCTCCTTGCACAACAAACCCTTCCGGTTGAGTAACATATACTTCCTCTTTAAGATGTCCATGTAGGAATGCTGTCTTAACATCTAGATGATGTATCTCCCACCCATTTGAGGCTGCTAGAGCAATGATCAAACGTATGGTTTCCACACGAGCTACTGAAGCGAAGACTTCATCAAAGTCCACACCATGTCTCTGAACATAACCTTTTGCTACGAGGCGCGCTTTATACTTACTAATGCTCCCATCTGCGTTTCGTTTGATTTTAAAAACCCACTTGAGACCAATATGTTTCACACCATCAGGCACCTCCACTAGATcccatgttttattttttcaatagaCAATAGTTCATCCTTGCAAGCGTCAATCCATACCTTCAAGCTTTTGGCCTCGCTAAAGTCCCAAGGTTCTTCGTTTATAATCAACAATAACCGTTCTCCTTCTATCTCAGAAAATAGAACATAATCATCAAGGTATGATGGTCTTGTACTTACACGTGATGATCTCCTTGGTTGGGAGCTCTCTTCTTCATCGTCTGTTAGCTCTTCGTCATCAACATCGACCAAGCCCTCGTCTCCATCATCTTCATAAGCTCCCACAGGAGTTCCAAGCTCATCAGAACCATCACTCAAACTCTTTAGATCAAACGTAAACGATCCCGGATCACACTGCTATGTTTCCTCTGTTTGTCTCCAGTTCCATTCCTTCTCCTCATCGAACAAGATATTACGACTTACTACGATACGCTTGCTCAATGGATCAACCAAGCGATAAGCTTTTGATCCAGGTTTCGTGCCTAAATGAACAAGTACTCGTGTTCTGTCATCTAACTTCCTTTGTGCATAGCACACACAACCAAATACCTTTAGATGACTAAGATtaggttttcttttctttaaagcCTCATACGGTGTCTTACCATCAAGTGATCTTGTTGCAACCCTATTTATTAAGTAGGTAGAATGCCTTATTGCTTCCCCCCAAAGTGAGTTCGGTACGTTCATATGCTTCAAGATGCTTCTTGTCATCTCCAATAGTGTTCTATTGCGTCGCTCCAcaactccattctgttgaggtgaGTAGGGAGCTGTCAAGTATCGCTTAATGCCATGCTTATCACAATAAGTTTGAAACTCATAAGAGGTGACCTCGCCTCCCCTATATTTCCTTAAGGTTTTAATCTCAAATTGTGTTTCTTGATCAGCAAGTACTCTGAATCTtttgaacttctcaaaggcttCACTCTTTTCACTTAATAGTATCGTCCACATGTAACGGATGTGATCATCAATAAGAACGAACACATACCTCTTGTGTGCTGGTGTTGTTGGTGTGATAGGCCCACAAAGATCACCATGGATGAGTTCAAGCATATCACTTGCTCGATAGGATGTTGCTTGTGGAAAGGATCGTCTGGTTTGCTTTCCAAGTAGACAGGAGACGCAAGTTTCTTTACTGATTTCGATATTAGGGATTCCAACAACAAAGTCTTTATTGATCATCATCTTCATTGTCTCCCTGTTAAGGTGGCCTAAGCGTGTCTGCCACTTTGATGACTCTGTTGTTGATGTTATCTGTAGACACCTCACATGATCAACTTCAAGATTGACCTTGTATAGACGATTCTTTGACCTTGTCGTCTGTACCATCAATTGCCCCATACGATCAAAGAGAGTTAGTGTATTATCCTTCATACGTACCTCACAACCAACCTCAGTAGCTTGACCTAAGCTCACAATATTGCTCTTAAGACCCGGTATATAATAAACGTTCTTTAAGACTTTCTTCTCCCCACCTTTGAATATAAAACGAACCGCGCCTTTTCCTCTAATATCAATTCTTGAGTCATCGCCAAATCGAACCAAACCAGTAATAATTTCATCCAACTCGCAGAAGAACAAGCGATTCCCGCTCATGTGATTACTAGCTCTGTTGTCTAGATACCATACATTCCTTGTGTCTGCTTCAGTCTCAAAGACATTGGGGTTTACTCTCTTCTCATTGAGGTAAAAAACCTCATTCATCATCAACTCATCAGCTTCTTGAGTATCTTCATCCTTCT
Protein-coding regions in this window:
- the LOC125586185 gene encoding secreted RxLR effector protein 161-like yields the protein MEMSAKFSKAIEEKNVDEREYCRAIGCLRYLLHTRPGLSFSVGVLSRYMQSPKESHGAALKQVLRYLRGTCSLGLRFTHSKDLRLLGYSDSSYNVDLDDGKSTTGHIFYLGKSPITWCSTKQEIVALSSCEAEFMAATEAAKQAVWLQDLLSETVGEDCKRVTIRVDNKSAIALTKNPVFHGQVEHVPGNEQRADILSKSLGRIKLKEMRAMIGVEDVSEEGLKLKGEIVGVSLKKVRGTSKPIPIWIMNFRDKDHIVFYY